From Rhinoraja longicauda isolate Sanriku21f chromosome 30, sRhiLon1.1, whole genome shotgun sequence, a single genomic window includes:
- the LOC144608067 gene encoding olfactory receptor class A-like protein 4 has protein sequence MAEHPVQVFLYGLLVGCGIFGNALVIWITAESTWENRYLASSDLILMNIAATNLLLSLTRNTLLLVFDAGFSVSFTDVGCRMMMFIWTWLRSASIWVTLSLSIYHFVTIRTSRTVLQRLNERNNIVKAMLIEWALSFVYSSFALRYSSNTKTNSTNNLMLISSTIRPLLGCVWTFPNENSGLTYTMISVVIHEAIPVSLMILTNTATLLFLYQHYRKTQDVVFNNNQIRTEWKAAKTILYLILLFIFCWGTHVFSVNYYTFKGSPSTRYLLIIARFSASGFVGFYPLVVATGHGKLKKKMSNILRCGWLKSVKQ, from the coding sequence ATGGCGGAACACCCCGTTCAGGTGTTTTTGTACGGCTTGCTTGTGGGCTGCGGGATTTTCGGGAACGCCCTGGTCATCTGGATCACCGCCGAATCCACCTGGGAGAACCGCTACCTCGCCTCGTCCGACCTCATCCTGATGAACATTGCCGCGACCAACCTGCTGCTGTCCCTCACTAGGAACACCCTGCTTCTCGTCTTCGACGCTGGCTTCTCCGTCTCCTTCACCGACGTGGGGTGCAGGATGATGATGTTCATCTGGACTTGGCTGAGGTCGGCCAGCATCTGGGTCACCCTCAGCCTCAGCATCTACCACTTTGTCACCATCAGAACCAGCCGCACCGTGTTGCAGAGGCTGAACGAGAGGAATAACATTGTGAAAGCCATGTTGATCGAGTGGGCTCTGAGCTTCGTCTATTCCAGCTTTGCCCTGCGCTATTCATCCAATACAAAGACCAACAGCACCAATAATCTAATGTTAATCAGTAGTACTATTAGGCCACTACTCGGCTGTGTGTGGACATTTCCAAATGAGAACAGTGGTCTTACATACACAATGATCTCAGTTGTTATACATGAAGCAATCCCAGTAAGTCTAATGATTCTCACAAACACTGCCACCTTGTTATTTCTCTACCAACACTACAGAAAAACGCAGGATGTCGTCTTTAATAATAATCAGATCAGAACTGAGTGGAAAGCAGCCAAGACCATCCTCTACCTGATTTTGTTGTTCATTTTTTGTTGGGGCACTCACGTGTTCTCTGTGAATTATTACACATTTAAGGGCAGCCCCTCCACTCGTTACTTGCTGATTATCGCCAGGTTTTCTGCCTCAGGGTTCGTGGGCTTCTACCCACTGGTCGTGGCGACGGGCCACGGCAAATTGAAAAAGAAAATGAGCAACATCCTGAGGTGTGGGTGGCTGAAGTCTGTCAAACAGTGA